A region from the Candidatus Binatia bacterium genome encodes:
- a CDS encoding sigma-70 family RNA polymerase sigma factor gives MTISQQPSEGATPKRQSKRPPDDAVPLTADMTTAEILASSPPARPRRSRKRDTAKSLGVYDADKDILDQYLYEVSLSPLLTAQQEIAIARRVRAGDPEAMEELVKRNLRFVISVAKKYQNRGLALTDLIGEGNVGLMTAARKFDPDQGVKFISYAVWWIRQAILAALARHGRTVRVPLNRTADLSRIIRASEALRQELRREPAPEEIAHATGLALDIVQALAALNTADVRLDAPLDAEGDRSLIDRFMAGGQDAEADAMDQFLTEEIDHALGTLPPRDAKVLRLYFGLDG, from the coding sequence ATGACGATCTCGCAGCAGCCGTCCGAGGGCGCGACGCCGAAACGGCAGTCCAAACGCCCGCCGGACGACGCGGTGCCGCTCACCGCCGACATGACCACCGCCGAAATTCTCGCCAGCTCGCCGCCGGCGCGGCCGCGCCGGAGCCGCAAGCGCGATACCGCGAAGAGCCTCGGTGTCTACGACGCCGACAAGGACATCCTCGATCAGTACCTCTATGAGGTGAGTCTCTCCCCGCTCCTCACTGCGCAGCAGGAGATCGCCATCGCGCGCCGCGTCCGCGCCGGCGATCCCGAGGCGATGGAGGAGCTCGTCAAGCGGAACCTCCGCTTCGTCATCTCCGTCGCCAAGAAGTATCAGAATCGCGGGCTCGCGCTCACCGACCTCATCGGCGAGGGGAACGTCGGTCTCATGACGGCGGCGCGGAAGTTCGATCCCGATCAGGGCGTGAAGTTCATTTCCTACGCGGTCTGGTGGATCCGCCAGGCGATCCTCGCGGCACTCGCGCGCCATGGCCGGACGGTGCGCGTCCCGCTCAACCGTACTGCCGATCTGTCGCGAATCATCCGCGCGTCGGAGGCGCTTCGCCAGGAGCTCCGCCGCGAGCCGGCGCCGGAGGAGATCGCCCACGCCACCGGGCTCGCGCTCGACATCGTGCAGGCGCTCGCCGCGCTCAACACCGCCGATGTGCGGCTCGACGCTCCGCTCGACGCCGAGGGCGACCGTTCCCTCATCGACCGATTCATGGCCGGCGGTCAGGACGCCGAGGCCGATGCGATGGACCAGTTCCTGACGGAGGAGATCGATCACGCGCTGGGAACGCTGCCGCCCCGCGACGCGAAGGTGCTCCGCCTCTATTTCGGGCTCGACGGCG